The proteins below come from a single Chryseobacterium bernardetii genomic window:
- a CDS encoding NADPH-dependent FMN reductase produces MNTVIGLIAGSLRKESFSKKIAKALLPMAPQGFEFKIISIDSLPIYNQDFDDYNEVPESYVKFRDEIRKLAGVIFITPEHNRSVPAALKNAIDIGSRPAGKSVWDGKPGAVFSNSPGNLSAFGANHHLRQSLVFLNIPVMQQPEVYLPHIDKVWDENGDLKDEDVKGFLQKAVEAYAEWFKKNSII; encoded by the coding sequence ATGAATACAGTAATCGGACTTATCGCAGGCAGTTTACGGAAAGAATCTTTCTCTAAAAAAATAGCAAAGGCCCTGCTTCCTATGGCGCCACAGGGTTTTGAATTTAAAATCATTTCAATAGACAGTTTACCAATATACAACCAGGATTTTGATGATTATAATGAGGTTCCTGAGTCTTATGTGAAATTCAGGGACGAGATAAGAAAATTAGCGGGTGTTATTTTTATTACACCAGAACATAACAGGTCAGTTCCTGCTGCATTAAAGAATGCAATAGATATCGGCTCAAGGCCGGCTGGCAAAAGTGTTTGGGATGGAAAACCAGGAGCAGTATTCAGTAATTCACCAGGGAATTTATCTGCATTTGGTGCTAACCATCATCTTAGGCAAAGTCTTGTTTTCCTTAATATTCCAGTAATGCAGCAACCGGAAGTTTATCTTCCACATATTGATAAGGTTTGGGATGAAAACGGGGATTTAAAAGATGAAGATGTGAAAGGTTTTCTTCAGAAGGCAGTAGAGGCTTATGCTGAATGGTTTAAAAAGAATAGTATCATATAA
- a CDS encoding DUF4468 domain-containing protein: MKQMLIFLLFILSYFFHAQELQLVDGDYTYTKVLETNKSKIDTYKTLKKWLNNSSTKSKYVIDQDDFETGLLSFNETLPEREFIYLQTSQVSYKVNIEIKDNKIRFRVNNIILKNNIGGLASFTQSYAYLITNIEKENSKYEESKKLMDGESKPRIKKKYEYDFNNARNNLRSLTELDTLIKNQILFNQNLIMEKLNENDDW, encoded by the coding sequence ATGAAACAAATGTTAATATTTTTACTTTTCATTTTAAGTTACTTTTTTCATGCCCAAGAACTCCAATTAGTAGATGGTGACTATACATATACTAAAGTTCTAGAGACTAACAAAAGTAAAATAGACACCTATAAAACTCTGAAAAAGTGGCTTAATAACAGTTCAACAAAATCAAAATATGTAATTGACCAGGATGATTTTGAAACAGGTTTATTAAGTTTTAATGAGACTCTCCCTGAAAGAGAATTTATTTATTTACAGACATCACAAGTTTCTTATAAAGTAAATATTGAAATAAAAGATAATAAAATCAGGTTTAGAGTTAACAACATAATACTAAAAAATAACATTGGTGGTTTAGCAAGCTTTACTCAATCATATGCTTATTTAATCACTAATATTGAAAAAGAAAATTCTAAGTATGAGGAAAGTAAAAAGTTAATGGATGGTGAATCTAAACCTAGAATTAAAAAAAAATATGAATATGATTTTAATAATGCAAGAAATAACTTGCGATCTCTTACAGAATTAGATACCCTTATTAAAAATCAGATTCTTTTTAACCAAAATTTAATAATGGAAAAATTAAATGAAAACGATGATTGGTAA
- the catB gene encoding type B chloramphenicol O-acetyltransferase, whose amino-acid sequence MKNFFESPFKGKIIKDHIRNPNIIAGKYSYYSGYYHGHSFDDCARYLLPDRDDVDKLIIGSYCSIGSGASFIMCGNQGHRYDWISSFPFYYMSEIECFQDSKDAFELAGDTVVGNDVWIGTEAMIMAGVKIGDGAVIGSRALVTKDVESYTIVGGNPAKPIRKRFSEYYIALLLEMKWWDWDENILEKAIPILCSANIDVLYEFYRDNILKAP is encoded by the coding sequence ATGAAAAATTTCTTTGAAAGTCCTTTTAAAGGCAAAATCATAAAAGACCATATTCGAAATCCCAATATTATTGCCGGTAAGTATTCTTATTATTCCGGATATTATCACGGCCACTCCTTTGATGACTGTGCCCGTTATCTTCTTCCGGACAGGGATGATGTTGATAAGTTAATCATCGGTTCTTATTGTTCCATTGGAAGTGGTGCCAGTTTTATTATGTGTGGAAATCAGGGACATCGTTATGACTGGATTTCAAGTTTTCCCTTCTATTATATGTCTGAAATAGAATGTTTCCAAGACAGCAAGGATGCTTTCGAATTGGCAGGAGATACTGTTGTTGGAAACGATGTATGGATTGGCACAGAAGCTATGATTATGGCTGGGGTTAAAATAGGTGATGGGGCTGTTATCGGCAGCCGTGCATTGGTGACAAAGGATGTGGAGTCTTATACTATTGTAGGTGGTAATCCTGCAAAACCCATCAGGAAAAGGTTTAGCGAGTATTATATTGCATTATTGCTTGAAATGAAATGGTGGGATTGGGATGAGAATATTCTTGAAAAGGCAATTCCAATACTCTGCTCTGCCAATATTGATGTGCTATATGAGTTTTATAGAGATAATATTCTGAAGGCACCTTAG
- a CDS encoding acyl carrier protein, which produces MSDIASRVKAIIADKLDVEETEVTPEASFTNDLGADSLDTVELIMEFEKEFNIQIPDDQAEKITTVGHAIAYIEEVVNK; this is translated from the coding sequence ATGTCAGACATTGCATCAAGAGTAAAAGCTATCATCGCTGATAAGCTTGACGTTGAAGAAACAGAAGTAACTCCTGAAGCTAGCTTCACTAACGATTTAGGAGCAGATTCACTAGATACAGTTGAATTAATCATGGAATTTGAAAAAGAATTCAATATTCAAATCCCTGATGATCAAGCTGAAAAAATTACTACTGTAGGACACGCTATCGCTTACATCGAAGAAGTAGTAAATAAATAA